Proteins from a genomic interval of Peromyscus leucopus breed LL Stock chromosome 12, UCI_PerLeu_2.1, whole genome shotgun sequence:
- the Gsc2 gene encoding homeobox protein goosecoid-2, translating into MATAGSAASRRDPGRPCPFSIEHILSSLPDRRPAARPPQPVGGRNPAEPDEPEAPAAAAPCACCCCCGPRAAPRGAPEPASGPGVRLAWPLRLAPAAPSSLTAAPSAGSPALTGPSGPGPQRRTRRHRTIFSEEQLQALEALFVQNQYPDVGTRERLAVRIRLREERVEVWFKNRRAKWRHQKRASSARLLPGTKKPPKDSC; encoded by the exons ATGGCGACTGCAGGCAGCGCGGCGAGCCGCAGGGACCCCGGACGACCCTGCCCGTTCTCCATCGAGCACATCCTCTCCAGCCTGCCTGACCGCCGGCCCGCGGCGCGGCCGCCGCAGCCCGTCGGTGGCCGGAACCCCGCTGAGCCCGACGAGCCCGAGGCGCCTGCCGCCGCCGCGCCCtgcgcctgctgctgctgctgcggcccGCGAGCGGCACCCCGCGGAGCCCCGGAGCCGGCGTCGGGACCCG GCGTGCGGCTAGCGTGGCCGCTGAGGCTGGCACCGGCCGCGCCCTCGTCCCTGACGGCGGCGCCGAGCGCAGGCTCGCCGGCGCTGACCGGCCCGAGCGGCCCGGGCCCGCAGCGGCGCACGCGGCGCCACCGCACCATCTTCAGCGAGGAGCAGCTGCAGGCGCTCGAGGCCCTCTTCGTGCAGAACCAGTATCCCGACGTGGGCACGCGGGAGCGCTTGGCTGTCCGCATCCGCCTGCGAGAGGAGCGCGTGGAG GTCTGGTTCAAGAACCGCCGGGCCAAGTGGCGACACCAAAAGCGTGCTTCGTCAGCGAGGCTCCTGCCTGGAACCAAGAAACCTCCCAAGGACAGCTGTTGA